One region of Mucilaginibacter sp. 14171R-50 genomic DNA includes:
- a CDS encoding GH92 family glycosyl hydrolase: MKKRLLFLISILFTAATFAQQVTKVTDPVEWINPLMGTQSKYDLSNGNTYPAIAVPWGMNFWTPQTGKMGDGWQYTYDAYKINGFKQTHQPSPWMNDYGQFAIMPFTGKIKVSQNQRQSWFSHKAEIAKPYYYSVYLADHDVTTEIAPTERSAQFRFTYPKTDSSFIVIDAFDRGSYIKVIPGEKKIVGYSSKYARGPLKNFKNYFVIYVDKPITLAQVYSDSTLNDGLELTAKHASAVIGFKTTKGEKVHLRVASSFISIEQAEISLNREIGNDNFDFTKQKAKTVWNKTLSRLAVEGGSVEQVKTFYSCLYRMLFFPNKMYEINAKGQIMHWSAQNGEVLPGYKFAGTGFWDTFRALYPFLNLVYPSINKEMQQGLINDYKEGGWLPEWSSPGYANVMVGNNSASVVSEAYLKGGRGYDIGTLYQALLHGANNDGPAATGRDGVDYYNSLGYVPYDVKINENAARTLEYAYDDFAIYKLGKALGRPASETEIYRKRSMNYKNLFDPQTGLMRGKNKDGKFQSPFNPFKWGDAFTEGNSWHYTWSVFHDVQGLINLMGGKEKFVTKLDSIWTLPPIFDDSYYGEVIHEIREMQIAGMGQYAHGNQPIQHMTYLYNYAGQPWKTQLHVRDVMNKMYHSAPDGYCGDEDNGQTSAWYVFSAMGFYPVTPASDQYVLGAPLFKKITLTLENGKVVTINAANNSAQNRFVKALTVNGRPYTHNWLSHAALQQGQTLNFNMSAVPNKVRGNNAADAPYSLSNEK, translated from the coding sequence ATGAAAAAAAGGCTCCTTTTTTTAATTTCCATACTATTTACCGCTGCCACATTTGCCCAACAGGTTACCAAAGTGACCGACCCGGTGGAATGGATAAACCCGTTAATGGGCACACAATCTAAATACGACCTGAGCAATGGCAATACCTATCCCGCGATAGCGGTGCCATGGGGCATGAACTTCTGGACACCCCAAACCGGTAAAATGGGCGACGGCTGGCAGTACACTTACGACGCCTATAAAATAAACGGCTTTAAACAAACGCACCAGCCATCGCCGTGGATGAACGATTACGGGCAGTTTGCCATTATGCCTTTTACAGGCAAAATAAAGGTATCGCAAAACCAGCGTCAAAGCTGGTTCTCGCACAAAGCTGAAATTGCCAAGCCTTATTATTACAGCGTTTACCTGGCCGACCACGATGTTACCACCGAGATAGCCCCTACCGAACGCAGCGCGCAGTTTCGGTTCACGTACCCAAAAACAGACAGCTCTTTTATTGTAATAGATGCTTTTGACCGCGGGTCGTATATCAAAGTTATTCCCGGCGAAAAAAAGATAGTGGGGTACTCAAGCAAATACGCGCGCGGCCCGCTTAAAAACTTCAAAAACTATTTTGTTATCTACGTAGATAAGCCCATAACCCTTGCGCAGGTTTACAGCGACAGCACTTTGAACGACGGACTGGAACTTACCGCTAAACATGCGAGCGCCGTTATCGGCTTTAAAACCACTAAGGGCGAAAAGGTGCACCTGCGTGTAGCATCGTCATTCATCAGTATCGAGCAGGCCGAGATCAGCTTGAACAGGGAAATTGGGAACGACAATTTTGATTTCACCAAACAAAAGGCAAAAACCGTTTGGAATAAAACCTTAAGTCGCCTGGCAGTTGAAGGCGGCTCGGTGGAGCAGGTAAAAACATTTTACTCGTGCCTGTACCGCATGCTGTTCTTCCCAAATAAAATGTACGAGATAAATGCCAAAGGGCAGATAATGCATTGGAGCGCGCAAAACGGCGAAGTGTTACCCGGTTACAAATTTGCCGGTACAGGTTTTTGGGATACCTTCAGGGCGTTGTATCCGTTCCTGAACCTGGTTTACCCTTCTATCAACAAAGAAATGCAGCAGGGCCTGATAAACGATTATAAGGAAGGTGGCTGGCTGCCCGAGTGGAGCAGCCCCGGTTATGCCAATGTAATGGTAGGCAACAACTCGGCGTCGGTGGTATCCGAAGCTTACTTAAAAGGCGGACGTGGCTATGATATCGGCACTTTGTACCAGGCCTTGTTACACGGCGCTAATAACGACGGGCCGGCAGCAACCGGCCGGGACGGTGTTGATTATTATAACAGCCTGGGCTATGTGCCTTACGATGTGAAGATAAACGAGAATGCTGCCCGCACCTTAGAATATGCCTATGACGATTTTGCCATTTACAAGCTGGGCAAGGCCCTTGGCCGCCCGGCATCCGAAACGGAGATCTACCGCAAGCGCAGCATGAACTACAAAAACCTTTTTGACCCACAAACCGGTTTGATGCGCGGCAAGAACAAGGATGGTAAATTTCAAAGTCCGTTCAACCCTTTTAAATGGGGCGATGCCTTTACCGAAGGCAACAGCTGGCACTACACCTGGAGTGTTTTTCATGATGTGCAGGGATTGATAAACCTGATGGGCGGCAAGGAAAAATTTGTGACCAAATTGGATTCGATATGGACATTGCCCCCAATATTTGACGATAGCTACTACGGCGAGGTTATCCACGAGATCCGCGAAATGCAGATAGCAGGCATGGGCCAATATGCCCATGGTAACCAGCCAATACAGCACATGACCTACCTGTACAACTACGCCGGCCAACCCTGGAAAACCCAGCTGCACGTACGCGACGTGATGAACAAAATGTATCACTCGGCCCCCGATGGTTACTGCGGCGACGAGGATAACGGCCAAACATCGGCCTGGTATGTGTTTTCGGCAATGGGCTTTTACCCGGTAACCCCCGCCAGCGACCAATATGTATTAGGTGCACCCCTGTTTAAAAAGATAACCCTTACCTTAGAGAACGGCAAGGTAGTTACCATAAACGCGGCAAACAACAGTGCGCAAAACCGTTTTGTAAAAGCCCTTACGGTTAATGGCAGGCCATACACACATAACTGGCTTAGTCATGCGGCTTTGCAACAAGGCCAAACGCTTAATTTTAACATGTCGGCCGTGCCTAATAAGGTGAGGGGTAACAACGCGGCAGACGCACCTTATTCGTTATCAAATGAGAAATAG
- a CDS encoding RagB/SusD family nutrient uptake outer membrane protein has protein sequence MKTLKNILIVACLLLTCSCKKFLEEKPEGFLTPDANLSSAKVARALANGSYQNLSGFLNGQPSSYGGNTWNLMEFMTGKANSDLGQTGFVNFQTLIYDNTSFYMDTWWQQLYLGVGATNLAIQKIPTINAAGLSDADKTNMVAEARTLRALYYFYLVRMFGAVPKVTEPPKDLNLQIPRVPAKQIYDEIIIPDLLEAEKSTLPWKDATGKVSMGAVKSILADVYLTYAGAAINGGEQYYAESAKRSLDVIQNGGYTLFPEYTDMIVPANKNSREFIFQIQYAAAIPKTNPLTPLTIPNYSGISAYSDEYGSVYPTDQFIASFPAGDKRVQEKQFFFTNYASYKTPAETVNFKNHYIYKWFDVNAVRNTTKSDLNFTLYRLADVMLMYAEASNRAEGAPNSNAIKYVNEIRDRADLAPIGALSQDEFEKEVWLQRYFELCFENKMWFDMLRTRKVHNDVTGNWDNFVGHKTVFGSTFTEKQLLFPIPKQETDVNPLLLPNNPGF, from the coding sequence ATGAAAACATTAAAAAATATATTGATAGTGGCATGTTTATTACTTACATGCTCGTGCAAAAAATTCCTGGAAGAAAAACCCGAGGGCTTTTTAACACCCGATGCCAACTTATCGAGCGCGAAAGTTGCCAGGGCGCTCGCCAACGGGTCTTATCAAAACCTGTCGGGTTTCCTTAATGGCCAGCCATCGTCTTACGGCGGCAACACCTGGAATTTGATGGAGTTTATGACCGGTAAAGCAAACAGCGACCTTGGGCAAACCGGGTTTGTGAATTTTCAAACCCTTATTTACGATAACACCTCGTTTTATATGGATACCTGGTGGCAGCAACTGTATTTGGGCGTTGGCGCAACAAACCTGGCTATCCAAAAGATACCAACCATTAACGCCGCTGGGTTAAGCGATGCCGACAAGACCAACATGGTAGCCGAGGCCCGCACCCTGCGCGCCCTGTACTACTTTTACCTGGTGCGCATGTTTGGCGCGGTGCCCAAAGTAACCGAACCGCCAAAGGACTTGAACCTGCAAATACCGCGTGTGCCTGCCAAGCAAATTTATGACGAAATTATAATACCTGATTTGCTGGAGGCCGAAAAATCAACACTCCCCTGGAAAGATGCCACCGGTAAGGTATCAATGGGCGCTGTAAAATCCATCCTGGCCGATGTATACTTAACCTATGCCGGCGCTGCCATTAACGGCGGCGAACAATATTACGCCGAGTCGGCTAAACGCTCGCTTGACGTGATCCAGAACGGAGGTTATACCTTATTTCCCGAGTATACAGATATGATCGTTCCGGCTAACAAAAACAGCAGGGAGTTCATTTTCCAGATACAGTATGCGGCAGCCATCCCAAAAACAAACCCGCTTACCCCGCTTACAATTCCCAACTATTCGGGTATATCCGCATATTCTGACGAGTATGGATCGGTTTACCCAACAGACCAGTTCATCGCCTCGTTCCCGGCTGGTGATAAGCGGGTACAGGAAAAGCAATTCTTTTTTACCAACTACGCCAGCTATAAAACGCCTGCCGAAACGGTGAACTTTAAAAACCACTACATTTATAAATGGTTTGATGTAAACGCGGTGCGTAACACCACAAAATCCGATCTTAACTTCACCCTATATCGCCTGGCCGATGTGATGTTAATGTACGCCGAGGCATCTAACCGTGCCGAAGGCGCTCCAAATTCAAACGCGATTAAATATGTGAACGAGATACGCGACCGGGCCGACCTTGCGCCTATCGGGGCATTATCGCAGGATGAGTTTGAGAAGGAAGTGTGGTTGCAGCGTTATTTCGAGCTTTGCTTTGAAAACAAGATGTGGTTTGATATGCTGCGTACCCGCAAGGTACACAACGATGTTACCGGCAATTGGGACAATTTTGTAGGTCATAAAACCGTTTTCGGATCCACCTTTACCGAAAAACAACTGCTGTTCCCGATACCGAAACAGGAAACTGATGTAAACCCTTTATTGTTACCGAATAATCCTGGTTTTTAA
- a CDS encoding TonB-dependent receptor, translating to MNFNSKAMPLAWSKLSKIILVMKLTAILIIAALTNVTAKTFSQTVSLRQKNASVEKVLRLIEKQTGYHFMYDKQDVSKAGGININVDKVTVDQALNEAFKDQPLTYKIFEETIVVKKKDANNTPIEIKAIDIQGTVSDAKGPLPGVNVKLKGTIIGTSTDVNGKYKLTVPDGSGVLVFSFIGYTSKEVPINNQQTIDVVLTEQAKDLNEVVVIGYGTAKKSDLTGAVTTVKAEQLLDKPVPNLSQALQGKVAGVDVSVNSNAPGAAAKVRIRGIGSINSNLDPLYVVDGVVGVDPNSINPNDVASLEVLKDASSTAIYGVRGANGVIMVTTKRGRKGPATISYEANANISDLYRHVPTLNSQQFVDIYNQAFANGAKFDPTGTVQTPPKALNHANFPLLFDANDKPLYNTNWEKETYKPAFSQSHQLIIQGGSEKSVYSLSLGYLNQNGLTPTSNFKRYSVKMTMDNDVKDWLKIGGSINAIASRQRVVTDGNGSLNVPRAVTEEVPIVPIKYPDGTWAGNFDIAGLEGAPNPIQIANERYTINNTQQVVGNVYMLFKISDELEFKTDLGYDLRSQKNNFYSSLSLQHLSADQGGVANINANTNYYWQSENYLTWNKKINDRQKLTALVGISFSDDVYERVRAETQNFIDDYFQYNNLGAGSVKSASESDNQPNSPGGYQPGALNSYYGRISYNIDEKYLFTATGRYDGSSRFSSKNKYSFFPSAGVAWRVSQENFLKDSKSISNLKVRTSYGITGNQEIGNYRSLAQLSTNQTALDGASVITLLPGYLGNPDLKWERTKMFDAGLELGLFGDRVNFTADFYIKNTSDILLQTPIPWTAGFTTANVYKNVGSMRNTGIELSLNTENIKTDNFRWSTNLLFASNKNEVTKLNDGNADIFPGPNFLGQNYVIRVGAPIGSFYGMTRLGTYSDSPADVAEAAKHGLKPGDRKYIYNADGSNYYSIIGRSTPKWTGDINSSMQYKNWDFSFDIRFVQGVNTAANFKHSAEDRQTISNSLATVLNGWKPSNQNTMISQVRNYKYAQDSHFDTWWVEDGSFIRGQNFVLGYNFPTSTLKNLGMTRLRIYTSVQNLFVITKYTGYDPEVDTFNQTYGNNSALSQNIDFFANPRPRIWNLGVQVGF from the coding sequence ATGAATTTTAATTCTAAGGCCATGCCTTTGGCATGGTCTAAACTCTCCAAAATAATATTGGTTATGAAACTAACTGCCATTTTAATAATTGCAGCCCTTACCAATGTAACCGCAAAAACGTTCAGTCAAACTGTATCGTTGCGGCAAAAAAATGCCTCTGTTGAAAAAGTTCTGCGCCTGATAGAGAAACAAACCGGCTATCATTTTATGTATGATAAGCAGGATGTATCAAAAGCCGGCGGTATCAATATCAACGTAGACAAGGTTACCGTTGACCAGGCCCTTAACGAGGCGTTTAAAGACCAGCCCCTTACTTACAAAATTTTTGAGGAAACCATTGTAGTAAAAAAGAAGGACGCTAATAATACCCCGATAGAAATTAAAGCTATTGATATACAGGGTACAGTAAGCGATGCCAAAGGCCCCCTGCCGGGTGTGAACGTAAAGTTAAAAGGCACCATCATCGGCACATCAACTGATGTTAACGGTAAGTATAAGCTGACCGTTCCGGATGGTTCTGGCGTGCTGGTGTTTAGCTTTATTGGGTATACATCAAAAGAAGTGCCTATTAATAACCAGCAAACCATTGATGTGGTATTGACCGAGCAGGCCAAAGACTTGAATGAAGTTGTGGTAATTGGTTACGGTACCGCGAAAAAATCGGACCTTACCGGGGCTGTAACAACTGTGAAGGCCGAACAACTGTTAGATAAGCCGGTGCCAAACCTATCGCAGGCATTGCAGGGCAAGGTTGCGGGTGTTGATGTAAGTGTTAACAGCAACGCGCCCGGCGCGGCTGCAAAGGTACGCATCAGGGGTATTGGTTCTATCAACTCCAACCTCGACCCTTTGTATGTTGTCGACGGCGTTGTTGGGGTCGACCCCAACTCTATCAACCCTAATGATGTTGCATCGCTCGAGGTGTTAAAAGACGCGTCATCAACCGCTATTTATGGCGTGCGCGGCGCTAACGGTGTAATTATGGTAACCACCAAACGCGGCCGGAAAGGCCCGGCTACCATTAGCTACGAGGCAAATGCCAACATAAGCGACCTGTACCGCCATGTGCCAACGCTTAACTCGCAGCAATTTGTCGACATTTATAACCAGGCGTTTGCCAACGGGGCTAAGTTTGACCCTACCGGAACGGTACAAACCCCGCCAAAGGCTTTAAACCATGCCAATTTCCCGTTATTGTTTGATGCCAATGACAAGCCCCTTTACAATACCAACTGGGAAAAAGAAACCTATAAACCGGCCTTTTCGCAAAGCCATCAATTGATCATACAGGGCGGCAGCGAAAAATCAGTTTACAGCTTATCATTAGGGTATCTTAACCAAAATGGCTTAACTCCTACATCAAACTTCAAGCGTTACTCGGTTAAAATGACCATGGACAATGATGTTAAGGACTGGTTAAAAATAGGCGGCAGCATAAATGCCATAGCCAGCAGGCAGCGTGTGGTAACTGATGGCAACGGTAGTTTGAATGTACCGCGCGCCGTAACAGAAGAAGTACCCATCGTTCCGATCAAATATCCTGACGGCACCTGGGCCGGAAATTTTGACATAGCAGGCCTTGAAGGGGCGCCAAACCCCATACAGATAGCTAACGAGCGCTATACTATTAACAATACCCAGCAAGTGGTGGGTAACGTATACATGCTGTTTAAGATATCTGATGAACTGGAATTTAAAACAGACCTGGGGTACGATCTGCGCAGCCAAAAAAATAACTTTTACTCGTCGCTTTCCCTGCAGCATTTATCGGCCGACCAGGGTGGTGTAGCAAATATCAATGCCAATACAAACTATTACTGGCAATCAGAAAATTACCTTACCTGGAATAAAAAGATCAACGACCGTCAAAAACTGACCGCATTGGTTGGGATATCTTTTAGTGATGACGTGTACGAAAGGGTTCGAGCCGAAACGCAGAACTTTATAGATGATTATTTCCAGTATAATAACTTAGGTGCCGGCTCAGTTAAAAGCGCTTCCGAATCAGACAATCAGCCCAACTCACCGGGTGGTTACCAGCCGGGCGCGTTAAACTCATACTATGGCCGTATCAGCTATAATATCGATGAAAAGTACCTGTTTACAGCAACCGGCCGCTACGATGGTTCCTCAAGGTTCAGCAGTAAAAACAAATACTCCTTCTTCCCTTCGGCGGGTGTGGCATGGCGCGTATCGCAGGAGAACTTCCTGAAGGACAGTAAGTCGATATCAAACTTAAAGGTACGGACCAGCTACGGTATTACAGGTAACCAGGAAATTGGTAATTATCGTTCACTCGCGCAATTATCCACCAACCAAACCGCTTTAGATGGTGCATCGGTAATCACGTTATTGCCGGGCTACCTTGGCAACCCCGACCTGAAATGGGAAAGGACCAAAATGTTTGATGCCGGCTTAGAATTAGGGTTATTTGGCGACAGGGTGAACTTTACCGCTGATTTTTATATCAAAAACACCAGCGATATTTTATTGCAAACCCCTATACCATGGACAGCCGGTTTTACCACCGCTAACGTTTATAAAAATGTTGGCTCGATGCGTAACACGGGTATAGAGCTAAGCTTAAACACCGAAAATATCAAAACCGATAATTTTAGATGGTCGACCAACTTATTATTTGCAAGTAATAAAAATGAGGTAACCAAACTTAACGACGGTAATGCCGATATTTTTCCGGGGCCTAACTTTTTAGGGCAAAACTATGTAATACGCGTTGGCGCACCGATAGGGTCATTTTACGGAATGACCAGGCTTGGCACTTACAGCGATTCGCCTGCTGATGTTGCCGAAGCTGCCAAGCACGGCTTAAAACCCGGAGACCGTAAATATATCTATAACGCCGATGGCAGCAATTACTACAGTATCATCGGCCGTTCTACACCAAAATGGACCGGGGATATTAACAGCAGCATGCAATACAAAAACTGGGATTTTTCGTTTGATATCCGTTTTGTACAAGGCGTAAACACCGCGGCTAACTTTAAGCACTCGGCCGAAGACAGGCAAACCATTTCAAACAGTTTGGCCACCGTATTAAACGGATGGAAACCCAGCAATCAAAACACCATGATATCGCAGGTGCGTAATTATAAATACGCGCAGGATTCGCATTTTGATACCTGGTGGGTTGAAGATGGCTCGTTCATCCGCGGGCAAAACTTTGTTTTAGGTTACAATTTCCCTACATCAACGCTTAAAAATTTAGGCATGACGCGCTTACGCATTTATACCAGCGTTCAAAACCTGTTTGTGATAACCAAATACACCGGCTACGATCCGGAGGTTGACACATTCAATCAAACTTACGGCAACAACTCGGCGCTTTCGCAAAACATCGACTTTTTTGCGAATCCCCGCCCCCGTATTTGGAACCTTGGTGTACAGGTAGGATTTTAA
- a CDS encoding FecR family protein: MKTSRLRLRYLFDRYYSKSATPQERDELFAAINAGASDEELSLLIRQAWDDLRPDAPLFSADKTNIILSNILKAGTNNGAKRSNIILWAKIATAAIVLFFVGIGFHKLKRQQKVAQHLTKTNRVLHDAQPGGNRATLTLADGKTIILDNAENGTLAKQGNTFIKKAADGRLIYNVSALAGANIAPSINTITTPRGGQYQVDLPDGTRVWLNSASSLTFPTRFTGATRQVAITGEAYFEVTKNAAMPFRVKTNRAQIEVLGTHFNVMAYDDENVMKTTLLEGAVNITSGGFSARLKPGQQAQIKASGQNKVIDDVDVDDETAWKNGIFQFREVRIDAILRQAARWYDVDVTYAGKVPDKVFTGRLSRNVKASVLLEILKYTGIDLKIEGKKIIVL; encoded by the coding sequence ATGAAAACATCCAGGCTAAGGTTGAGATACCTTTTTGATCGCTATTACAGCAAATCGGCCACGCCGCAAGAGCGCGACGAACTGTTTGCGGCCATCAACGCAGGCGCAAGCGATGAGGAACTATCCCTGCTTATCCGCCAGGCCTGGGACGATCTGAGGCCCGATGCGCCGCTGTTCAGCGCTGATAAAACAAACATTATCCTCAGCAATATTTTAAAGGCCGGTACAAACAACGGTGCAAAGCGCAGCAACATTATATTGTGGGCTAAGATAGCAACCGCCGCTATTGTGTTATTTTTTGTTGGTATCGGCTTTCATAAGTTAAAAAGGCAACAAAAAGTTGCGCAACATCTCACTAAAACAAACCGCGTGCTTCACGATGCCCAGCCGGGCGGTAATAGGGCCACGCTAACCCTTGCCGATGGTAAAACCATTATTTTAGACAACGCCGAAAATGGCACCCTAGCCAAACAGGGCAATACCTTCATCAAAAAAGCTGCCGATGGCCGGTTGATATACAATGTATCGGCACTTGCAGGTGCCAACATTGCGCCCTCAATAAATACCATTACCACACCGCGCGGCGGGCAATACCAGGTTGATTTGCCCGATGGCACCAGGGTTTGGTTAAATTCTGCCTCATCGCTCACCTTCCCTACCCGTTTTACCGGTGCAACCAGGCAGGTGGCAATTACCGGCGAGGCTTACTTCGAGGTTACAAAAAACGCGGCAATGCCTTTCAGGGTAAAAACAAACCGCGCCCAAATTGAAGTATTAGGCACCCATTTTAATGTAATGGCTTACGACGACGAAAATGTAATGAAAACCACCCTGCTTGAGGGAGCGGTGAACATTACCAGCGGTGGGTTCAGCGCGCGGTTAAAACCCGGCCAGCAGGCGCAAATTAAAGCATCGGGCCAAAATAAAGTGATTGACGATGTTGACGTTGACGATGAGACCGCCTGGAAAAATGGGATCTTTCAATTCAGGGAGGTACGTATAGATGCCATATTGCGCCAGGCAGCTCGCTGGTACGATGTAGATGTTACCTATGCCGGCAAAGTGCCCGATAAAGTTTTTACAGGCCGTTTATCGCGCAATGTAAAGGCCTCGGTATTATTAGAGATTTTGAAATATACAGGTATCGACCTGAAAATTGAAGGAAAAAAAATTATAGTGTTATAG
- a CDS encoding RNA polymerase sigma factor — protein sequence MSDLLPCEKELLLKVARGDEHAFSELFNNHHQLLGTHIYRITDSVEMAEEVVQDVFLKIWMNRETLSSVQNFKAYLFVVSKNHALNCLRRLAKERIRQKTIQDNALALASEDNSGHHNYYSLLDEAIDHLPPQQQKVYLLSRHGRLKYDEIAHQMGLSRETVKKYLQGATHSITSFVQSNIDVSAIIILAATLFLKKI from the coding sequence ATGTCCGACTTGTTACCTTGTGAAAAAGAGTTGCTCTTGAAGGTTGCCCGTGGAGACGAACACGCGTTTAGCGAATTGTTCAACAACCATCACCAGCTTTTGGGTACGCATATCTACCGCATAACCGATTCGGTTGAAATGGCCGAGGAAGTGGTGCAGGACGTTTTTTTAAAGATCTGGATGAACCGCGAAACGCTATCGTCGGTTCAAAATTTTAAAGCTTATTTATTTGTCGTCTCCAAAAATCATGCGTTAAACTGCCTGCGAAGATTGGCTAAAGAGCGCATCCGACAAAAAACAATACAAGACAATGCTTTGGCCCTTGCCAGCGAAGATAATTCGGGGCACCACAATTATTACAGTTTATTGGACGAGGCTATTGACCACTTACCGCCGCAGCAGCAAAAAGTATATTTACTAAGCCGGCACGGCCGCTTAAAGTACGATGAGATAGCACACCAGATGGGCCTGTCGCGCGAAACAGTAAAAAAATATTTGCAGGGGGCCACCCACTCCATCACCAGCTTTGTGCAGTCTAACATTGATGTTTCGGCCATAATTATACTGGCGGCTACACTTTTTTTAAAAAAAATATAA
- the ruvB gene encoding Holliday junction branch migration DNA helicase RuvB has translation MNENLDPDSERLSPAERDIEKVLRPQAFEDFTGQHKILANLRVFVQAARQRGEALDHVLLHGPPGLGKTTLSHIIANEMGVGIKITSGPVLDKPGDLAGLLTGLETGDILFIDEIHRLSPLVEEYLYSAMEDFKIDIMLESGPNARSVQISLNPFTLVGATTRSGLLTAPLRARFGINSRLEYYDAKLLTTIVLRSASILRSPISDEGAYEIARRSRGTPRIANALLRRTRDFAQIKGNGSIDTDIAQYALNALNVDEHGLDEMDNKILSTIIDKFKGGPVGLKTIATAVGEEEGTIEEVYEPFLIQEGFLMRTARGREATESAYRHLGKIRPGANPSLF, from the coding sequence ATGAACGAAAACCTTGATCCGGATAGCGAACGCCTCTCTCCTGCTGAGCGTGACATCGAAAAAGTTTTACGCCCGCAGGCATTTGAGGATTTTACCGGTCAGCATAAAATACTGGCAAACCTGCGCGTTTTTGTACAGGCTGCCCGCCAGCGCGGCGAAGCGCTTGACCATGTATTGCTTCATGGCCCTCCGGGCTTAGGCAAAACCACCTTATCCCATATCATCGCTAATGAGATGGGCGTGGGTATCAAGATCACATCGGGCCCGGTGCTGGATAAACCGGGCGATCTTGCCGGCCTGCTTACCGGCCTGGAAACAGGCGACATCCTTTTTATTGACGAGATACACCGTTTAAGCCCGCTGGTAGAAGAATACTTGTACTCGGCTATGGAGGATTTTAAGATAGATATTATGCTGGAGAGCGGCCCTAACGCCCGCTCGGTGCAAATTTCGCTTAACCCTTTCACGCTTGTTGGCGCTACCACCCGGTCGGGTTTATTAACAGCGCCCTTACGTGCCAGGTTTGGCATTAACAGCCGTTTAGAGTATTACGACGCGAAACTCCTCACTACAATTGTGCTGCGGTCAGCATCCATATTGCGGTCTCCTATAAGCGATGAAGGCGCTTATGAAATTGCCCGCCGCAGCCGTGGCACCCCGCGTATTGCCAATGCCCTTTTACGCCGCACCCGCGATTTTGCACAAATAAAAGGGAACGGCAGCATTGATACCGATATTGCGCAATATGCCCTTAACGCCCTGAATGTTGACGAGCACGGGCTGGACGAGATGGACAATAAGATCCTGTCGACCATTATCGATAAATTTAAAGGGGGGCCCGTTGGCCTCAAAACCATTGCCACCGCGGTTGGTGAAGAGGAAGGCACCATTGAAGAGGTGTACGAGCCCTTCCTGATCCAGGAAGGATTTTTGATGCGCACCGCAAGGGGCCGCGAGGCTACCGAGAGCGCTTACCGGCATCTCGGCAAGATAAGACCCGGAGCAAACCCTTCTCTATTCTGA
- a CDS encoding polyprenol monophosphomannose synthase has protein sequence MPDSIVIIPTYNEKENIERMIRKVFSLPHDFHVLIIDDGSPDGTAGIVKQLQQEYADTLFIEERTGKQGLGTAYIHGFKWAIAHHYDFIFEMDADFSHNPDDLLRLRQACIDGADAAIGSRYIKGVNVVNWPMSRVLMSFFASVYVRFITGIDIQDATAGFMCYKRKVLQTLNLDKIKFVGYAFQIEMKYTTIKHGFKVTEVPIIFTDRTAGTSKMSSGIFKEAFFGVIQMKINSIFRKYPEG, from the coding sequence GTGCCCGATAGCATTGTCATCATCCCTACTTATAACGAGAAGGAAAACATCGAACGGATGATCCGCAAGGTGTTTTCCCTCCCGCACGACTTCCATGTTCTGATCATTGACGACGGCTCGCCGGATGGTACCGCAGGCATTGTAAAACAATTGCAGCAGGAGTATGCCGATACGCTTTTTATAGAAGAACGAACGGGCAAACAAGGTTTGGGTACCGCCTATATCCATGGGTTTAAATGGGCCATAGCGCATCATTACGATTTTATATTTGAAATGGATGCCGATTTTTCGCACAACCCCGACGACCTGCTGCGTTTACGCCAGGCCTGTATTGATGGTGCCGACGCGGCGATCGGTTCGCGCTACATAAAGGGTGTTAACGTGGTTAACTGGCCCATGAGCCGTGTATTAATGAGTTTTTTTGCATCGGTTTATGTGCGCTTTATAACCGGCATTGATATACAGGACGCCACCGCCGGCTTTATGTGCTACAAGCGTAAAGTGCTGCAAACCCTTAACCTTGATAAGATCAAATTTGTGGGCTACGCGTTCCAGATAGAAATGAAATACACCACTATCAAACATGGTTTTAAGGTAACCGAAGTGCCCATCATCTTCACTGATCGCACGGCAGGTACATCTAAAATGTCATCGGGCATATTCAAGGAAGCTTTTTTTGGGGTTATACAAATGAAGATCAACAGCATTTTCAGGAAATATCCCGAAGGGTGA